Proteins encoded by one window of Chryseobacterium sp. POL2:
- a CDS encoding aldehyde dehydrogenase family protein, whose translation MNTQNQFSIQKSLENLGINAKNLGSSTGVDFFASGEIIKSYTPTDGQEIASIATSSEADYDKVIAKAEKAFLEFRQIPAPKRGEIVRQFGEKLRHYKDDLGKLVSYEMGKSLQEGLGEVQEMIDICDFAVGLSRQLHGFTMHSERPGHRMYEQYHPLGIVGIISAFNFPVAVWSWNTTLAWIAGNVCIWKPSEKTPLCAIACQNIIAEVIKENNLPEGISNLIVADHVIGDKMVNDKKVALISFTGSTRVGREVNKNVAARFGKSILELGGNNAIIISNQADLDMSIIGAVFGAVGTAGQRCTSTRRLIIQEDVYDEVKNRLVKAYGQLKIGNPLDQHNHVGPLIDKDAVNQYLNSIEKCKQEGGNFVVEGGVLEGVGYESGCYVKPCIAEVENNFAIVQHETFAPILYLIKYKTLDEAIALQNDVPQGLSSAIMTQSLRESELFLSNAGSDCGIANVNIGTSGAEIGGAFGGEKETGGGRESGSDAWKYYMRRQTNTINYSTGLPLAQGIKFDI comes from the coding sequence ATGAATACACAAAACCAATTTTCAATTCAGAAATCATTGGAGAATTTAGGAATCAATGCCAAGAACTTAGGAAGCTCTACAGGTGTTGATTTTTTTGCATCAGGAGAAATTATCAAAAGTTATACGCCGACAGATGGGCAAGAGATAGCATCTATTGCGACAAGCTCGGAGGCGGATTACGACAAAGTTATTGCAAAAGCGGAGAAGGCTTTTCTAGAATTCAGACAAATACCAGCGCCTAAAAGAGGAGAAATTGTAAGACAATTTGGAGAAAAATTAAGACATTATAAAGATGACTTAGGAAAGTTAGTGTCTTATGAAATGGGGAAATCTCTACAAGAAGGACTTGGTGAAGTGCAAGAAATGATTGATATCTGTGACTTTGCAGTTGGATTATCCAGACAGCTTCATGGCTTTACTATGCATTCAGAAAGACCTGGACATCGTATGTACGAGCAATATCATCCTCTAGGAATTGTTGGGATTATCTCGGCATTCAATTTTCCAGTAGCTGTATGGAGTTGGAATACCACGCTTGCGTGGATTGCAGGAAATGTTTGTATCTGGAAACCTTCAGAAAAAACGCCTCTATGTGCGATTGCTTGTCAAAATATTATCGCAGAAGTTATCAAAGAAAACAATTTGCCAGAAGGAATTTCTAACCTTATCGTTGCGGATCATGTTATTGGTGACAAAATGGTGAATGATAAAAAAGTGGCACTTATTTCTTTCACAGGATCAACAAGAGTTGGTCGCGAGGTTAACAAAAATGTTGCAGCACGTTTCGGGAAAAGTATTTTAGAATTGGGTGGAAACAACGCAATTATTATCTCTAACCAAGCCGATTTGGATATGAGTATTATTGGTGCTGTTTTTGGCGCTGTTGGTACAGCAGGGCAACGTTGTACATCAACAAGACGATTAATCATTCAGGAAGATGTTTATGATGAAGTTAAAAACAGATTGGTTAAAGCTTATGGACAACTAAAAATCGGAAACCCATTGGATCAGCACAATCATGTGGGACCGCTTATCGATAAAGATGCCGTAAATCAATATCTTAATTCCATTGAAAAATGCAAACAGGAAGGCGGCAACTTTGTTGTTGAAGGTGGTGTATTAGAAGGTGTAGGTTATGAAAGCGGTTGTTATGTAAAACCTTGTATTGCAGAAGTTGAGAATAATTTTGCAATTGTTCAACACGAGACTTTTGCACCGATTTTATATTTAATCAAATACAAAACTTTAGACGAAGCTATTGCTTTACAAAATGATGTGCCGCAAGGTTTGAGTTCTGCTATTATGACTCAGAGTCTTAGAGAATCGGAGTTATTCCTTTCCAATGCAGGATCAGACTGCGGTATTGCCAATGTTAATATTGGGACGTCTGGCGCCGAGATTGGAGGTGCTTTCGGAGGCGAGAAAGAAACTGGTGGTGGCCGCGAAAGTGGATCCGATGCTTGGAAATATTATATGAGACGCCAGACCAATACGATCAATTATTCGACAGGATTGCCTTTGGCACAAGGAATTAAATTCGATATTTAA
- a CDS encoding DHH family phosphoesterase encodes MFSDSELSSIKQLLSPDKNIVITTHHNPDGDAIGSSLGLKHFLAAKGIDATVITPNDFPKFLKWMPEAKKTIIGEYKRKQAGEAIYNADVIFCLDYNATVRAGIIGDWIYKSRAKKILIDHHQMPEQFDFVYSDTNVPATCQMVYHFIQALEEEDLVNQDIAECLYTGIMTDTGGFRFRSTSATTHRIVANLIEKGADPAKISSNTWDNNTISRLNLLSLVLSRIEVVNNGKVAIMWLKREELKALGFEKGDTEGFVNYGLSISGTRMSVFFMEDLYEDFIKISFRSKDDVDTNQLARKHFNGGGHINASGGKYFKSIEDTIEDFKNIIEKEDF; translated from the coding sequence ATGTTCAGCGACTCCGAACTTTCATCTATAAAACAACTACTTTCTCCCGATAAAAATATTGTCATCACGACACATCATAATCCAGACGGCGATGCTATAGGTTCCAGTCTTGGACTCAAACATTTTCTTGCAGCAAAAGGTATTGATGCAACGGTTATTACGCCAAATGATTTCCCGAAATTTTTAAAATGGATGCCCGAAGCAAAAAAAACAATCATTGGAGAATACAAAAGAAAACAAGCTGGAGAAGCCATTTATAATGCAGATGTTATTTTTTGTTTGGATTACAATGCCACGGTTCGTGCAGGAATTATTGGAGATTGGATTTATAAATCAAGAGCAAAAAAAATATTGATTGACCATCACCAAATGCCAGAACAATTTGATTTTGTTTATTCCGACACCAATGTGCCAGCGACTTGTCAAATGGTTTATCATTTTATTCAGGCTTTAGAAGAAGAAGATTTGGTTAATCAAGATATCGCAGAATGTCTTTATACAGGTATTATGACGGATACTGGTGGTTTCAGATTTCGGTCAACAAGTGCTACAACACACAGAATTGTTGCTAATCTTATCGAAAAAGGTGCAGATCCCGCAAAAATTTCTAGTAATACTTGGGATAACAACACCATTTCTAGACTCAATTTGTTATCGCTCGTTCTTAGCCGTATTGAAGTTGTAAACAATGGAAAAGTTGCCATTATGTGGTTAAAACGTGAGGAACTGAAAGCGTTAGGATTCGAAAAAGGTGACACCGAAGGATTTGTTAATTACGGATTAAGTATTTCTGGGACGAGAATGTCCGTGTTTTTCATGGAAGATCTTTATGAAGATTTCATCAAAATATCTTTCCGATCCAAAGATGATGTCGACACCAATCAGTTGGCAAGAAAACACTTCAACGGCGGTGGACACATCAACGCATCTGGCGGAAAATACTTTAAAAGTATAGAAGATACTATCGAAGATTTTAAAAACATTATAGAAAAAGAGGATTTTTAG
- a CDS encoding acyltransferase family protein translates to MKYNLPNITSARFFLALLVVLFHVMQFAEKRGFPSNTDWAILNKGTEAVFAFFSLSGFLIIRNLYLEKLNTGSVSIKDFYKRRIFRIFPLYYAVLIFGLLYYNVILPYFGFEIERLYSYTEAILLGGTFFSNILKTYQPGGIIEVLWSIGIEEQFYILIAPCFLIFSKKNIVWLLAVFSIVYFILYNFDVIEFLKKYVMYFYFFSVSGLFAIFTIQYPNYKIPNWIKISIYAFVLFYFFSDWILENTAEWMYQLISTLFFPLMIISLISQPISFLENKTLKYFGKISYGIYMLHAIVMQIVGFMVLKFIPFETINPNLFIISFTFANIILTLIFAHISYQYFEKFFLKLGHKKED, encoded by the coding sequence ATGAAATATAATCTCCCGAATATCACCTCGGCTAGATTTTTTCTAGCCTTGTTGGTGGTTTTGTTTCATGTCATGCAATTTGCTGAAAAACGCGGTTTTCCGAGCAATACAGATTGGGCAATTCTCAACAAAGGTACAGAAGCTGTTTTTGCATTTTTTTCGTTGAGTGGTTTTTTAATCATCAGAAACCTTTATCTCGAAAAGTTGAATACTGGAAGTGTGTCTATCAAAGATTTTTATAAACGAAGAATTTTCAGGATTTTCCCTTTGTATTATGCGGTTCTTATTTTCGGATTGTTGTATTACAATGTAATTTTGCCCTATTTTGGCTTCGAGATAGAAAGACTTTATTCTTATACTGAAGCGATATTGTTGGGCGGCACTTTTTTCTCTAATATTCTTAAAACCTATCAGCCAGGCGGCATTATAGAAGTTCTTTGGTCTATTGGTATTGAAGAACAATTTTACATTCTGATTGCCCCTTGTTTTTTAATTTTCTCTAAAAAGAATATTGTTTGGTTACTCGCTGTTTTTAGTATCGTCTATTTTATATTGTACAACTTTGACGTTATTGAATTTCTGAAGAAGTATGTGATGTATTTTTATTTCTTTTCAGTGAGTGGGCTTTTTGCGATTTTTACCATTCAATATCCGAATTATAAAATCCCGAATTGGATTAAAATATCGATTTACGCTTTTGTATTATTTTACTTTTTTTCGGATTGGATTTTAGAAAACACGGCAGAATGGATGTATCAATTGATAAGTACACTTTTTTTTCCTTTGATGATTATTAGTTTAATAAGTCAACCGATTTCTTTTTTAGAAAATAAAACGCTAAAATACTTCGGAAAAATCTCTTACGGAATCTACATGCTTCATGCCATCGTTATGCAGATTGTAGGATTTATGGTTTTAAAATTTATTCCGTTTGAGACGATTAATCCAAATCTATTTATCATTAGTTTTACGTTTGCAAATATAATTTTGACTTTGATATTTGCTCATATTTCCTATCAATATTTTGAAAAATTTTTCCTGAAATTAGGACACAAAAAAGAGGACTAA
- a CDS encoding helix-turn-helix domain-containing protein: MDKTTLVMVPESEYKNLLQKVDTIFDSIVKKTQEPISEHISKNEVLFMLGISRGTYWRWVKDGKLKEYGIGAKRYCKRSQIQELLK, translated from the coding sequence ATGGATAAAACGACATTAGTAATGGTACCAGAAAGTGAATATAAAAATCTACTTCAAAAGGTGGATACAATATTCGATTCCATCGTAAAAAAAACACAAGAACCCATCTCCGAACATATTTCAAAAAATGAAGTTCTTTTTATGTTAGGGATTTCACGCGGAACATATTGGCGCTGGGTAAAAGACGGCAAACTTAAAGAATATGGCATCGGCGCAAAAAGATACTGCAAACGCAGCCAAATCCAAGAACTTTTAAAATAA
- the era gene encoding GTPase Era, which produces MHKAGFVNIVGKPNAGKSTLLNQLMGEKLAIVTQKAQTTRHRIFGIYNEEDLQIVFSDTPGVLDPKYGLQEKMMDFVKESLQDADVFLFIVDALDKEEPSEFLIDKLNKIPVPVLLLLNKVDLSNQAELEAKVEYWHNKIPKAEILPVSALKAYNTEYILPKLKSLLPENPPYYDKDQFTDKSERFFVNECIREKILLNYDKEIPYSVEVVTEIFKEKEGVILIDSIIYVERDSQKGIIIGHKGDAIKKVGTEARIDLEKFFGKKIHLNLFVKVKKDWRKNERDLKNFGYR; this is translated from the coding sequence ATGCACAAAGCAGGATTTGTAAACATAGTTGGTAAGCCAAATGCAGGAAAATCAACACTTCTCAATCAATTGATGGGCGAGAAGTTGGCGATTGTAACCCAAAAGGCACAAACCACAAGACATAGAATTTTCGGAATTTATAATGAAGAAGATTTGCAAATTGTTTTTTCTGACACGCCAGGCGTTTTGGATCCCAAATATGGTTTACAAGAAAAAATGATGGATTTTGTTAAAGAAAGTCTTCAGGATGCTGACGTATTCTTGTTTATTGTAGATGCTTTGGATAAAGAGGAACCGTCCGAATTTTTAATAGATAAACTAAATAAAATCCCAGTTCCTGTTTTATTGTTACTAAACAAAGTTGACCTTAGTAACCAAGCTGAATTGGAAGCAAAAGTAGAATATTGGCATAACAAAATTCCGAAAGCGGAGATCTTACCAGTTTCTGCGCTTAAAGCTTATAATACAGAATATATTCTTCCGAAACTGAAATCGCTTTTACCAGAAAATCCACCTTATTACGATAAAGATCAATTTACAGACAAGTCAGAACGTTTTTTTGTGAACGAATGTATTCGTGAGAAAATCCTTTTGAATTATGATAAAGAAATTCCTTATTCTGTAGAAGTTGTCACGGAGATTTTCAAAGAAAAAGAAGGCGTTATCTTAATCGACTCTATTATATATGTAGAACGCGATTCGCAAAAAGGAATTATCATAGGTCACAAAGGAGATGCGATAAAAAAAGTAGGTACAGAGGCAAGAATAGATTTAGAAAAATTCTTTGGAAAAAAAATCCATCTTAATCTTTTTGTAAAAGTGAAAAAAGATTGGAGAAAAAACGAACGTGATCTCAAAAATTTCGGTTACAGATAG
- a CDS encoding tyrosine-type recombinase/integrase → MATVSYLYRSTKPIGFLTVRVTFRLKSSEPIKGFKDVYEIKRKNGPVISEITKEKNRERYIKDVVLVAATKIEVEKHFYLKQYNSKSKDSSIQKRQAEISQKENELRIFLTDEISKYPLESINTDWLKATVGHYYSPKEKIENSVPQDLYSFLQFYADDKAREFEKYNSLLEDKSMREKNPITLRKKLKTIQKKVLELQNLEGRPILIRDVNVSFKNRYFDYCMSINYAYDTIKKDLGFIRSCCYKAESLGMEISNDVADVKIKNLTKSIEDVYLSFSQLDKIRDLELKTEDLYLDKYRDWCIISCYSGQRISDFLRFENSMIENDIIYFIQEKTKKKIAVPLHPEIKRILEKYDNDFPPKVSDQKYNKYVKEVCRLAGFTQLVRGRKKIKNEEDQFRSVTKDYEFCELVSGHTGRRSFATNYYGKMPTSYIRLITGHSSEKQLLEYLKKADADISKDIANYF, encoded by the coding sequence ATGGCAACTGTTTCCTACTTATATCGATCAACTAAACCAATAGGTTTTTTAACCGTTCGCGTTACTTTCAGATTGAAGTCTTCTGAGCCAATAAAAGGCTTTAAAGACGTTTATGAAATAAAGCGGAAAAACGGTCCCGTTATTTCGGAAATCACCAAAGAGAAAAATAGAGAAAGATATATCAAGGATGTGGTTCTTGTTGCTGCGACTAAAATTGAAGTCGAAAAACATTTTTATCTAAAACAATACAATTCAAAATCTAAAGACTCATCAATTCAAAAAAGGCAAGCTGAGATAAGTCAGAAAGAAAACGAGCTTCGAATATTTTTAACTGATGAAATTAGCAAATACCCACTAGAATCAATCAATACAGATTGGTTGAAGGCAACTGTGGGGCATTACTATTCACCCAAGGAGAAGATAGAAAATTCCGTCCCGCAAGATCTTTATAGTTTTTTACAATTTTATGCTGATGATAAGGCAAGAGAATTTGAAAAATACAATTCTTTACTTGAAGATAAGTCAATGCGTGAAAAGAACCCGATAACACTACGTAAGAAGCTAAAAACAATCCAAAAGAAAGTTTTAGAACTGCAAAATCTGGAAGGACGTCCGATATTGATAAGAGATGTTAATGTAAGTTTCAAAAATAGATATTTTGATTATTGCATGTCTATAAACTACGCTTATGATACTATTAAGAAAGATCTTGGATTCATTCGCTCTTGTTGCTACAAAGCCGAATCTCTTGGTATGGAAATAAGTAATGATGTCGCAGATGTGAAAATAAAAAATCTTACAAAATCAATAGAAGATGTTTATTTGTCATTTTCGCAATTAGACAAAATAAGAGATCTTGAATTAAAAACAGAAGACTTATACCTTGACAAATACAGAGATTGGTGCATAATATCTTGTTATTCTGGACAAAGAATATCTGATTTTTTAAGGTTTGAAAACAGTATGATAGAAAATGATATCATTTATTTCATTCAAGAAAAAACGAAAAAGAAAATTGCGGTTCCACTTCATCCAGAAATTAAAAGAATACTAGAAAAGTATGATAATGATTTTCCTCCAAAAGTTAGTGATCAGAAATATAATAAATACGTAAAAGAAGTTTGTCGCCTAGCTGGTTTTACTCAGCTGGTAAGAGGTCGGAAAAAAATCAAAAATGAAGAAGATCAATTTCGAAGTGTTACGAAGGATTATGAGTTCTGCGAGTTGGTTTCTGGACATACAGGAAGGCGGTCTTTTGCGACTAACTATTATGGAAAAATGCCAACATCATACATACGTCTTATAACTGGACATTCTTCAGAAAAACAATTACTAGAATATTTGAAAAAAGCTGATGCTGATATTTCAAAAGACATTGCAAATTATTTTTAA
- a CDS encoding 2,3,4,5-tetrahydropyridine-2,6-dicarboxylate N-succinyltransferase, translated as MSLQELRETIEKVWENRELLKETQYTDAIRNVVEKLDLGELRVAEPTENGWQVNEWVKKAVVLYFPIQTMETIEVGPFEFHDKIPLKKNYAEKGVRVVPHAIARHGSFVASGVIMMPSYVNIGAYVDSGTMVDTWATVGSCAQIGKNVHLSGGVGIGGVLEPLQAAPVIIEDDAFIGSRCIVVEGVRVGKEAVLGANVCLTMSTKIIDITGDEPVEMKGYVPERSVVIPGSYTKKFPAGEYQVPCALIIGKRKESTDKKTSLNDALRENNVAV; from the coding sequence ATGTCTTTACAGGAATTAAGAGAAACCATTGAAAAAGTATGGGAAAACAGAGAGCTTTTGAAAGAAACTCAGTACACAGATGCTATTAGAAATGTTGTTGAAAAATTAGATTTGGGAGAACTTCGTGTTGCTGAACCTACAGAAAACGGATGGCAAGTGAATGAATGGGTGAAAAAAGCAGTGGTTTTGTATTTCCCTATTCAAACAATGGAAACTATTGAGGTGGGACCCTTCGAGTTTCATGATAAAATTCCTTTGAAGAAAAACTACGCAGAAAAAGGCGTGCGCGTTGTTCCTCATGCTATTGCAAGACACGGAAGTTTTGTTGCAAGTGGCGTTATTATGATGCCTTCTTACGTTAATATTGGAGCTTATGTAGATTCTGGAACCATGGTGGATACTTGGGCAACGGTAGGAAGCTGCGCTCAAATTGGTAAAAATGTTCACCTTTCTGGTGGTGTAGGTATTGGTGGTGTTTTAGAGCCTCTTCAAGCTGCCCCCGTAATTATTGAGGATGATGCATTTATTGGTTCACGTTGTATTGTTGTTGAAGGTGTAAGAGTGGGTAAAGAAGCTGTTTTAGGAGCTAATGTTTGTTTAACGATGTCTACAAAAATTATTGATATTACAGGCGATGAGCCAGTGGAAATGAAAGGTTATGTTCCGGAGCGTTCTGTGGTGATACCTGGAAGTTATACTAAAAAATTCCCAGCAGGAGAATACCAAGTTCCTTGTGCATTGATTATTGGAAAAAGAAAAGAATCTACCGACAAGAAAACCTCTCTTAATGATGCTTTAAGAGAAAATAATGTCGCGGTATAG
- a CDS encoding DUF2007 domain-containing protein, whose protein sequence is MSVTTKVSVFESNNQQEIQLIKSKLESAGIQSEVDNSYLSFMTTPTATNMMLKVDLREEQKAFEIIDAYLQENQK, encoded by the coding sequence ATGAGTGTTACAACAAAAGTTTCAGTTTTTGAAAGTAATAACCAGCAGGAGATACAATTGATAAAATCTAAATTAGAATCTGCGGGGATACAAAGTGAGGTTGATAATAGTTATTTATCATTTATGACGACACCAACTGCTACCAATATGATGCTGAAAGTGGATTTAAGAGAAGAACAAAAAGCATTTGAGATTATTGATGCTTATTTACAAGAGAACCAAAAATAA
- the lat gene encoding L-lysine 6-transaminase, with amino-acid sequence MSTVTTNEVKEVLGRHILADGFDFVMDYEKSHGSWIVDRLTGKEYLDMFSMFASASIGYNHPYVLQRAEWLGKMAVYKPTLSDVYLQEYADFMKVFERVAIPKELEYCFFIEGGALAVENALKAAFDWKTRKNWQKDIKTEGSIAIHFKQAFHGRSGYTLCLTNTSDPRKYQYFPKFEWPRILNPKIHFPITEAGMEETMRNESLALLNIEEAILTNPDKVACIIIEPIQAEGGDNHFRDEFFVELRRICDENDVLLIFDEVQTGIGMTGTMWAFQQSSINPDIITFGKKTQVCGILANKEKMNMVAHNVFTESSRINSTFGGNFIDMLRFQLVLEVIEQEGLIEKSKKAGDYLLNGLKALEQKFPDEVFASRGKGLMCAFDLKDAETRNWLQSRLYQEGVIILTCGDQSLRFRPHLNVKEEELQIVLDKIEEILLKK; translated from the coding sequence ATGAGTACAGTTACAACCAATGAAGTGAAAGAAGTCTTAGGAAGACATATTCTTGCAGATGGATTCGACTTCGTAATGGATTACGAAAAATCTCATGGATCTTGGATTGTTGACCGATTAACAGGCAAAGAATATCTCGATATGTTTTCGATGTTTGCGTCAGCATCTATCGGGTACAATCACCCATACGTTTTGCAAAGAGCAGAATGGTTGGGCAAAATGGCCGTTTACAAGCCCACACTTAGTGATGTTTATTTGCAAGAATATGCAGATTTTATGAAGGTTTTTGAACGTGTTGCCATTCCAAAAGAATTAGAATATTGCTTCTTTATCGAAGGTGGCGCACTTGCTGTTGAAAATGCTCTTAAAGCTGCTTTTGACTGGAAAACCAGAAAAAACTGGCAAAAAGATATCAAAACCGAAGGAAGCATTGCGATACATTTTAAACAAGCATTCCACGGAAGAAGTGGCTATACATTATGTTTAACCAATACTTCGGATCCTAGAAAATACCAATATTTTCCAAAATTCGAATGGCCAAGAATTCTTAATCCGAAAATCCATTTCCCAATTACGGAAGCCGGAATGGAGGAAACGATGAGAAACGAAAGTTTAGCATTACTAAATATTGAAGAAGCTATTTTAACAAATCCTGATAAAGTGGCATGTATTATCATAGAGCCCATCCAGGCGGAAGGTGGTGATAATCATTTCCGTGATGAGTTTTTTGTGGAGTTAAGACGTATCTGTGATGAGAACGATGTGCTTTTAATCTTTGATGAAGTGCAGACAGGTATTGGGATGACAGGCACAATGTGGGCTTTTCAGCAGAGTAGTATCAATCCAGATATCATCACGTTTGGGAAAAAAACTCAAGTTTGTGGCATTCTTGCCAATAAGGAAAAAATGAACATGGTGGCGCATAACGTCTTCACAGAAAGTTCGCGTATTAATTCGACTTTTGGCGGTAATTTTATTGATATGTTGCGTTTCCAATTGGTATTGGAAGTTATTGAACAAGAAGGCTTAATCGAAAAATCAAAAAAAGCAGGAGACTATCTTTTGAATGGATTGAAAGCTTTGGAACAAAAATTCCCAGATGAAGTATTTGCTTCCAGAGGAAAAGGTCTAATGTGCGCATTTGATTTAAAAGATGCTGAAACCAGAAATTGGTTGCAAAGCAGATTGTACCAAGAAGGAGTTATTATTTTAACTTGTGGCGATCAGTCTTTACGTTTCAGACCACACCTTAACGTAAAGGAAGAAGAATTACAAATTGTTTTAGATAAGATAGAAGAAATTTTATTAAAAAAATAA
- a CDS encoding C40 family peptidase: MKSLVYILIASVTLYSCSTSKTVSRSHSKSKSYKSTSNIKKYASNNSGYKVSKDRNSVVKDAQQYLGVPYKYGGNTKTGLDCSGLVTKVFDENSYKLPRRSSDQAEVGSSIRVEEVMPGDLLFFATAGGRNISHVGIVNNIEKNGEIKFIHASTSKGVIISSLNESYWNKAFLFARSIL, translated from the coding sequence ATGAAAAGTCTAGTCTATATTCTTATTGCTTCGGTGACTTTGTATTCTTGTTCAACCTCCAAAACGGTGAGTCGTAGTCACTCAAAGTCTAAATCCTATAAGTCGACGAGCAATATTAAAAAATACGCATCAAACAATTCTGGTTATAAAGTTTCTAAAGACCGCAACTCTGTTGTGAAAGATGCACAGCAATATCTAGGTGTTCCTTACAAATATGGAGGTAATACAAAAACGGGTTTGGACTGTTCTGGTCTTGTGACCAAGGTTTTTGATGAAAACAGTTACAAGCTTCCAAGACGTTCTTCGGATCAGGCTGAGGTTGGCTCTTCTATTCGTGTGGAAGAAGTGATGCCAGGTGACTTGTTGTTTTTTGCAACTGCTGGAGGACGCAACATTTCTCATGTCGGGATTGTTAACAATATTGAAAAAAATGGCGAAATTAAATTTATCCACGCTTCGACAAGCAAAGGCGTTATTATTTCATCTCTCAATGAGTCTTATTGGAATAAAGCTTTTCTTTTTGCGCGCAGCATTCTTTAA
- a CDS encoding DoxX family protein, which produces MKLISSETNPSLVNVAALVLRLFVGFSMLTHGYPKLEKLMGNGEIQFMDFLGLGPIITLVLVVIAEVICSVFIILGFLTRFASSVLIMTMLIAIFMAHGADPYSGKEMAVLYLFHYIVLMLIGPGRFSIDQLFTKKKIRY; this is translated from the coding sequence ATGAAACTTATTTCATCCGAAACTAATCCTAGCTTAGTTAATGTAGCAGCGCTTGTTCTGCGCCTTTTTGTAGGTTTTTCAATGTTGACGCATGGTTATCCGAAATTAGAGAAATTAATGGGTAATGGCGAAATTCAGTTTATGGATTTCTTAGGATTGGGACCAATTATTACTTTGGTTTTAGTAGTCATTGCAGAAGTTATATGTTCCGTATTTATAATACTAGGTTTTTTAACGAGATTTGCAAGTTCGGTTCTCATCATGACCATGTTGATTGCTATATTTATGGCGCATGGCGCAGATCCATATTCAGGTAAAGAGATGGCGGTTTTATACCTTTTCCATTATATCGTTTTGATGCTTATTGGGCCAGGACGATTCTCAATAGATCAATTATTTACAAAAAAGAAAATTCGTTACTAG